One region of Capsicum annuum cultivar UCD-10X-F1 unplaced genomic scaffold, UCD10Xv1.1 ctg2578, whole genome shotgun sequence genomic DNA includes:
- the LOC124890834 gene encoding LRR receptor-like serine/threonine-protein kinase EFR produces the protein MNQYNISTDQLALLSLKSHIITDPFHFLDESWSPATYVYHWVGVTCGSRHQRVRFLNLSNMALTSVIPRELGNLTFLVSLDLGSNSFCRNLPQEMAHLGRLKFLDLSFNGFSGKVPSWFGFLHQLQVLNLGNNSFTGSMLLHFLIFPHLRL, from the coding sequence ATGAACCAATATAATATATCCACTGATCAATTAGCTCTTCTTTCCCTAAAATCACATATCATTACGGACCCGTTTcacttcttggatgaaagttggTCTCCAGCTACGTATGTTTATCATTGGGTTGGAGTCACTTGTGGCTCTCGTCACCAGAGAGTGAGATTCTTGAATCTTTCCAACATGGCTCTTACCAGCGTAATACCCCGTGAACTTGGGAACCTCacatttcttgtttctcttgacttGGGAAGTAACAGTTTCTGTAGAAATTTGCCACAAGAAATGGCACACTTAGGTCGGcttaagtttcttgatttaagttTCAACGGCTTCAGCGGGAAGGTTCCTTCTTGGTTTGGTTTCTTACACCAACTTCAAGTTCTAAATCTTGGAAATAATAGTTTCACTGGTTCAATGCTTCTTCATTTTCTAATATTTCCACACTTGAGACTTTGA